In a genomic window of Caloenas nicobarica isolate bCalNic1 chromosome 1, bCalNic1.hap1, whole genome shotgun sequence:
- the DONSON gene encoding protein downstream neighbor of Son, which yields MASPAVPGYSPGFQKPPAMLRLKRKRLRRSEPPAAAPPPCGAAPRGPSAPARRNPFSSLDNAPRAAGTPQPRERGQRPPPRGSPSAAPFWQLLEPVCEDKPARRAEPPERTDLLAFTDDLHLPVAVPEVPSSPRHEFPADWSIKTRLLFMSSQPFTWAEHLKAQEEAQGFAQHCRATETNLPQSIQEPKLSTELRCAFQQSLVYWLHPSVPWLQLFPRIGADRRIAGKASPWSQDEALQQVLMSDWSVSFTSLYHLLKAKLCPYFYVCTYQFTVLFRAAGLAGSDVITAVISPTTRGLREAMRNEGIEFSLPLVEEGRTRKQKNAEVNLETEVANSLEVDNSGEDGEEPDPSDDEHESFSWLEEMGVQDKVKKPDTISIKLRKEKHEVQMDHRPESLALVKGTNTFTLLNFLINCKSLVAAAGPQAGLPPTLLSPVAFRGGTMQTLKARSINAKARVHLAYEEIFSLEIVGPVMPHSLHSLTMLLKSAQRGAFSAVLYTHEPTAVFNTYLDDTSPALNKETVCKDLLACGLHPKTLDQLTQCPTLGKSSIRFLEMKDYGYTWKS from the exons ATGGCCTCCCCCGCCGTCCCCGGCTACTCGCCCGGCTTCCAGAAGCCGCCAGCGATGCTGCGGCTGAAGCGCAAAAGGCTGCGGAGGAGCGAaccccccgccgccgctcccccgccctgcggcgcggccccgcggggcccctccgcgcccgcccgccgcaACCCCTTCTCCAGCCTGGACAACGCGCCGCGGGCGGCCGGCACCCCCCAGCCGCGGGAGCGGGGCCagcggccgccgccccgcgggTCCCCCTCGGCAGCGCCCTTCTGGCAG cttttaGAGCCTGTTTGTGAGGATAAGCCCgccaggagagcagagcccccTGAAAGAACCGACCTCCTCGCCTTCACCGAT GACCTTCATTTACCTGTTGCTGTACCCGAAGTTCCCTCCTCACCAAGACATGAATTTCCTGCAGACTGGAGTATTAAAACACGACTTCTATTTATGTCTTCCCAACCGTTTACCTGGGCAGAACATTTAAAAGCACAAGAGGAGGCTCAAGGATTTGCTCAGCATTGTAGAGCTACAGAAACAAACTTGCCGCAGAGCATCCAG GAACCAAAACTGTCCACAGAACTGCGTTGTGCCTTTCAGCAAAGCCTCGTTTACTGGCTTCACCCTTCGGTGCCGTGGCTGCAGCTCTTCCCTCGTATTGGCGCAGACAGAAGAATAGCTGGGAAGGCCAGTCCTTGGTCACAGGACGAAGCCTTGCAACAAGTGCTAATGAGTGACTG GTCCGTTAGCTTTACTTCTCTCTACCATCTGCTCAAAGCCAAACTGTGTCCCTACTTCTATGTATGTACCTACCAGTTTACTGTCCTGTTCCGTGCGGCTGGTCTTGCGGGAAGTGACGTTATCACAGCAGTAATTTCTCCCACTACTAGAGGTTTAAGGGAAGCCATGAGAAATGAAG GCATAGAGTTTTCTTTACCTTTGGTAGAAGAAGGTAGaaccagaaaacagaaaaacgcTGAAGTGAATTTGGAAACTGAGGTTGCTAACAGCCTTGAAGTGGACAACAGCGGGGAAGATGGAGA GGAACCGGATCCAAGTGATGATGAGCATGAAAGTTTCTCTTGGCTTGAGGAGATGGGAGTCCAAGACAAGGTTAAGAAACCAGATACTATTTCTATCAAACT TCGTAAGGAGAAGCACGAGgtgcagatggatcacagacCTGAATCCCTTGCGTTAGTGAAAGGAACAAACACATTCACTTTGCTGAACTTCTTGATAAACTGTAAGAGCCTGGTGGCTGCTGCAGGTCCACAAGCGGGGCTTCCACCAACTTTGCTGTCCCCTGTTGCTTTCCGAGGTGGAACAATGCAAACGCTCAAA GCTCGAAGTATAAATGCCAAAGCCAGGGTTCACTTGGCGTATGAGGAGATATTCAGTCTGGAGATTGTAGGCCCTGTCATGCCTCATTCTCTGCATTCACTGACCATGCTGCTCAAATCTGCGCAGAGGGGAGCGTTCTCCGCTGTATTATACACCCATGAGCCAACTGCTGTGTTTAACACTTATCTTGATGATACAAGCCCTGCCTTAAATAAG GAAACTGTATGTAAAGATCTTCTTGCGTGTGGACTGCATCCGAAGACTTTGGATCAACTGACTCAGTGTCCAACACTGGGAAAATCTTCCATCCGATTTCTGGAAATGAAGGATTATGGTTACACCTGGAAGTCCTAG